One genomic region from Parafrankia irregularis encodes:
- a CDS encoding cytochrome P450, with product MTDTTTPTTGAIDAEWVEQHFDHLSPELARDLHPALALARSKCPVAHSDQHGGFWVASAYEDVLKVAQDWQTFSSELGITVPRQGEQRKVLPVTIDPPLQRTFKKLINIHFRPATVAAWESATRDLVNRLIDGFIEAGECEFMEAFARPLPGMAFFDLALHAPAEDLEEVNRLATLASSPHLPESRESHGKLALWIKDFLEERRRSGPRDDVVDAVMNAEIEGRPITLEEAIGTIHLLILGGLETTAGVLGASLLRFCAHPEIPALLREQPELIPKAMEELLRLDGSFICIGRTARNDTELDGRQIKAGEQVLIYWASANRDEGEFANPDEFDVTREQNRHIAFGAGPHRCAGSNLARMNLRIAYEEIVRRLHDIRLQPGADVHYHSTFNRAPLSVPITFRPGPRVFPADS from the coding sequence ATGACCGATACGACGACCCCCACCACGGGGGCCATTGACGCGGAGTGGGTCGAACAGCATTTCGATCACCTCTCCCCCGAGCTCGCCCGCGACCTGCATCCCGCGTTAGCGCTGGCTCGCTCAAAGTGCCCGGTCGCCCACAGCGATCAGCACGGAGGATTCTGGGTCGCGAGCGCCTACGAGGACGTTCTGAAGGTCGCCCAGGACTGGCAGACCTTCAGCTCCGAGCTGGGCATCACGGTGCCGCGCCAGGGCGAGCAGCGAAAGGTCCTCCCGGTCACGATCGACCCACCGCTGCAGCGCACCTTCAAGAAACTGATCAACATTCACTTCCGCCCGGCGACCGTCGCCGCCTGGGAATCAGCGACCCGCGATCTCGTGAACCGTCTCATCGACGGATTCATCGAGGCCGGTGAATGCGAGTTCATGGAGGCCTTCGCCCGGCCGCTGCCCGGCATGGCCTTCTTCGACCTGGCCCTGCACGCGCCCGCCGAGGACCTCGAGGAGGTCAACCGGCTGGCGACCCTCGCCTCGTCACCGCACCTGCCGGAATCCCGCGAGTCGCACGGCAAACTGGCCCTCTGGATCAAGGACTTCCTCGAGGAACGGCGACGGTCCGGCCCGCGCGACGACGTCGTGGACGCGGTGATGAACGCGGAGATCGAGGGCCGGCCGATCACCCTCGAGGAGGCGATCGGCACCATCCACCTGCTCATTCTCGGCGGCCTGGAGACGACCGCGGGCGTGCTCGGCGCCTCGCTGCTGCGCTTCTGCGCGCACCCGGAGATCCCGGCGCTGCTGCGCGAGCAGCCGGAGCTGATCCCCAAGGCGATGGAGGAGCTCCTGCGCCTCGACGGGTCCTTCATCTGCATCGGCCGCACCGCCAGGAACGACACCGAGCTCGACGGCAGGCAGATCAAGGCAGGTGAGCAGGTACTCATCTACTGGGCGTCCGCCAACCGGGACGAGGGCGAGTTCGCCAACCCCGACGAGTTCGACGTCACCCGGGAGCAGAACCGGCACATCGCGTTCGGCGCCGGGCCGCACCGCTGCGCAGGCTCCAACCTCGCCCGGATGAACCTGCGCATCGCCTACGAGGAGATCGTCCGCCGGCTGCATGACATCCGGCTGCAGCCAGGCGCGGACGTCCACTACCACTCGACCTTCAACCGGGCACCGCTTTCGGTGCCGATCACCTTCCGCCCCGGCCCCCGGGTCTTCCCGGCGGACTCGTAG
- a CDS encoding AMP-dependent synthetase/ligase gives MADGSAETGAQAADIQAAVAGRTVPGLLARQCRTRPDEASVHWRDGDTWRAWSWREYGAQVARIAGALERLGFHRGDRAVLLTHPGPEFHVLDSAVLLLGGCPISIYNSSPPERIRHLVAHAGASVVVVADRVLLDRVLAVRHALPGLRHVIVLRPGTGDPADAPVGDLASGTPTEGPPPGGVLPDGVPRDGAFPDGVLSWTDLLEAEPVDLAGRAALARPEDLATVIYTSGTTGLPKGVLLDQRAVLWQCESYRRRLDRDLTGARWISYLPLAHIATRFYAQYCHVYAGLEDVVCPNPADVASVLPDRPPQLFFAPPYLWERFLGELRAWVDSIGDPALADRYRRALELGQRVALHEFAGEAIPGELAGEYARLRPAARELRARLGLGDLWTGAIGAAPANPALLASWIGLGVPMFEGYGLSESTGLLTVDPFAYRPGTVGRPMPGVEVRLDDDGELLFRSGAAFRGYLDDPAQTSAAVDRDGWVRTGDLAWLDDGYVVLRGRKKELLITAGGENVSPVAVEMALAAQPLVGQVCVVGDGQPGPGALVILDPQAAEHWATEHWTTEHWTAEQGAVGHDPADPAEPARPAMPVDLADLAAHPDLLAALARQIGAANETLVRPEKVRRFRVLAAEWLPDSDELTPTAKLRRAQIAAKYAADIAAMFAAPPNVPAAPRRPADTPSSGRPSATDW, from the coding sequence ATGGCAGACGGGTCAGCGGAGACGGGGGCTCAGGCGGCGGACATCCAGGCCGCGGTCGCCGGCCGCACCGTGCCCGGACTACTCGCGCGGCAGTGCCGGACTCGACCCGACGAGGCCAGCGTGCACTGGCGGGACGGGGACACCTGGCGCGCCTGGTCGTGGCGGGAGTACGGGGCGCAGGTCGCCCGGATCGCGGGAGCGTTGGAACGGCTCGGGTTCCACCGCGGTGACCGGGCGGTGCTCCTGACCCACCCGGGCCCAGAGTTCCACGTGCTGGACTCGGCCGTGCTCCTGCTCGGCGGATGCCCGATCTCGATCTACAACTCGTCGCCACCCGAGCGGATCCGCCACCTCGTCGCGCACGCGGGCGCGAGCGTCGTCGTCGTGGCGGATCGTGTGCTCCTCGACAGGGTCCTGGCCGTCCGCCATGCGTTGCCGGGGCTGCGGCACGTCATCGTGCTGCGCCCCGGCACCGGCGACCCGGCCGACGCCCCGGTCGGTGACCTGGCCAGCGGCACGCCGACCGAAGGCCCGCCACCCGGTGGCGTGCTGCCTGACGGTGTGCCACGTGACGGTGCGTTCCCCGATGGCGTGCTGAGCTGGACGGACCTGCTCGAAGCCGAGCCGGTCGACCTCGCCGGGCGGGCGGCGCTGGCCCGGCCCGAGGATCTCGCCACCGTCATCTACACCTCGGGCACGACCGGGCTCCCCAAAGGCGTACTGCTCGACCAGCGGGCGGTGCTGTGGCAGTGCGAGAGCTACCGCCGCCGGCTCGACCGTGACCTGACCGGTGCCCGCTGGATCAGCTACCTGCCGCTCGCCCACATCGCCACCCGCTTCTACGCCCAGTACTGCCACGTCTACGCCGGCCTGGAGGATGTCGTCTGCCCCAACCCGGCCGACGTCGCCTCGGTGCTCCCGGACCGGCCGCCACAGCTGTTCTTCGCCCCGCCCTACCTGTGGGAGCGGTTCCTGGGCGAGCTGCGGGCCTGGGTCGACTCCATCGGTGACCCGGCGCTGGCGGACCGGTACCGGCGCGCGCTGGAGCTCGGCCAGCGGGTCGCGCTGCACGAGTTCGCGGGCGAGGCGATCCCCGGCGAGCTGGCCGGCGAGTACGCACGACTGCGACCGGCCGCCCGGGAGCTGCGTGCCCGCCTCGGCCTCGGTGACCTCTGGACGGGCGCGATCGGCGCCGCGCCGGCGAACCCGGCGCTGCTGGCCAGCTGGATCGGCCTGGGCGTGCCGATGTTCGAAGGCTACGGCCTGTCCGAGTCGACCGGACTGCTCACCGTCGACCCGTTCGCGTACCGGCCTGGCACCGTCGGCCGGCCCATGCCAGGTGTCGAGGTACGCCTCGACGACGACGGTGAGCTGCTGTTCCGCTCCGGGGCAGCGTTCCGCGGCTACCTCGACGACCCCGCGCAGACCAGCGCCGCGGTCGATCGGGATGGCTGGGTCCGCACCGGCGACCTCGCCTGGCTCGACGACGGCTACGTCGTCCTGCGGGGTCGCAAGAAGGAACTTCTCATCACGGCCGGCGGGGAGAACGTCTCACCGGTCGCCGTCGAGATGGCGCTCGCCGCCCAGCCGCTCGTCGGGCAGGTCTGCGTCGTCGGCGACGGCCAGCCGGGCCCGGGGGCGCTGGTCATCCTGGACCCGCAGGCCGCCGAGCACTGGGCCACCGAGCACTGGACCACCGAGCACTGGACCGCCGAGCAGGGCGCCGTGGGCCACGACCCGGCCGACCCGGCCGAGCCGGCTCGGCCGGCCATGCCGGTCGACCTGGCCGACCTGGCCGCGCATCCGGACCTGCTCGCCGCGCTGGCCCGGCAGATCGGCGCGGCGAACGAAACCCTGGTCCGCCCGGAGAAGGTCCGCCGGTTCCGCGTGCTGGCGGCCGAATGGCTGCCGGACTCCGACGAGCTCACGCCGACCGCGAAGCTGCGCCGTGCCCAGATAGCGGCCAAGTACGCCGCGGACATCGCCGCGATGTTCGCCGCCCCGCCGAACGTCCCCGCCGCCCCCCGACGGCCCGCGGACACTCCCTCTTCCGGACGTCCGTCCGCCACCGACTGGTAA
- a CDS encoding DUF6454 family protein has translation MKRSWLVRAAAAIASVAVAGAVVSTSSATARQPRRDDPATVAFAATTRSTSWTQVQKIALRFPTYHPQGLALVGDRIFLSTVEILEAPVRYPAPVDGYDRTPGRGVGHVLVLDRQGTLLKDVTLGEGTVYHPGGIDFDGTSVWVPVAEYRPNSRAIVYRLDPRTYRAAEAFRVNDHVGGVVRDRETGIVHGVSWGSRTLYAWSANGRQLTRQANEDHMLDYQDCDYAGAGKQICGGVTGLATATGGSYELGGIALRDLSDNAILHEIPFPKFSSAGHVVTRNPIALERTGSTLRMFTAPDDGEEVAGTELIVFESPVA, from the coding sequence ATGAAACGTTCCTGGCTCGTCCGTGCCGCCGCGGCGATCGCCTCGGTGGCCGTCGCCGGTGCCGTGGTGAGCACGTCGTCGGCGACGGCCAGACAGCCGCGGCGCGACGATCCGGCCACGGTCGCGTTCGCCGCCACCACGCGGTCGACGTCCTGGACGCAGGTGCAGAAAATCGCGTTGCGCTTCCCGACCTACCATCCGCAGGGATTGGCGCTCGTCGGCGACAGGATCTTCCTGTCGACCGTCGAGATCCTGGAGGCTCCGGTGCGCTACCCGGCGCCCGTCGACGGCTACGACCGGACGCCGGGCCGGGGCGTCGGGCATGTGCTCGTCCTGGACCGGCAGGGCACCCTGCTCAAGGACGTGACCCTCGGCGAGGGCACGGTCTACCACCCCGGCGGCATCGACTTCGACGGGACGTCGGTGTGGGTCCCGGTCGCCGAGTACCGGCCGAACAGCAGGGCGATCGTCTACCGCCTCGACCCGCGGACGTACCGGGCCGCCGAGGCGTTCCGGGTGAACGACCACGTCGGCGGGGTCGTCCGGGACCGGGAGACCGGCATCGTGCACGGCGTGAGCTGGGGCTCGCGCACCCTGTACGCCTGGTCGGCGAACGGCCGCCAGCTGACCCGGCAGGCGAACGAGGACCACATGCTCGACTACCAGGACTGCGACTACGCCGGCGCCGGCAAGCAGATCTGCGGCGGGGTCACCGGCCTTGCGACCGCGACCGGCGGCAGCTACGAGCTGGGCGGGATCGCGCTGCGCGACCTGTCGGACAACGCGATCCTGCACGAGATCCCGTTCCCGAAGTTCTCCTCGGCCGGCCACGTCGTCACCCGCAACCCCATCGCCCTGGAGCGGACGGGTAGCACGCTGCGCATGTTCACCGCGCCGGACGACGGCGAGGAGGTCGCCGGCACGGAGCTGATCGTGTTCGAGTCGCCCGTCGCCTGA